From Methylomonas sp. EFPC3, a single genomic window includes:
- a CDS encoding carbon starvation CstA family protein: MSGNKHSLPINLFWGLVALAAAGAIAGIALQRGETISSMWLIVAAVCVYALGYRFYSAFVAAKVLVLDASRATPAERFDDGRDFMPTHKWVVFGHHFAAIAGPGPLIGPTLAAQFGYLPGTLWILIGAVLGGCVQDFVTLFFSVRRDGRSLGQMAKDELGNIGGGAAMLGVMTIMVILIAVLGLVVVNAMKHSPWATATVAATIPIAMLMGIYLNHLRPGRVLEATLIGVSLLVFAVVGGGWIDENPAIRGWFDYDAPELALMVIGYGFAAAVLPVWLLLAPRDYLSTFMKLGTIAALAVAILILRPELKMPALTQFIDGSGPIFGGKLFPFVFITIACGAISGFHALISSGTTPKLLANETDARFIGYGAMMMESFVAIMAMIAASVLEPGVYFAINSPAGVVGKEAAEAVAKISSWGFPVAVEQMQQLAQTMGESTLFARTGGAPSLAVGMASLFAQVFGQHLLAAWYHFAIMFEALFILTTLDAGTRVARFMLQDILGNFNIGRGSSGGYASILLTSAAVVGAWGYFLYMGAIDPLGGINSLWPLFGIANQMLAAIALCVATTILVKSGKLRYAWVTALPLSWLIIVTSSAAWQKLFAEDLRIGFLAHAADLSAKIASGSLPAAQLKSAPQLIFNDYLNAGLTCLFMLITWLLLADMLRVIYRVTSGQPYPQSSESPHIPSRLVENWVRD, encoded by the coding sequence ATGTCAGGCAACAAGCACTCGCTTCCCATCAACCTATTCTGGGGCCTCGTCGCTCTGGCCGCGGCCGGCGCCATCGCCGGCATTGCCTTGCAGCGTGGCGAAACCATCAGCAGCATGTGGCTGATCGTCGCCGCGGTCTGCGTTTACGCGCTCGGCTACCGCTTTTATAGCGCCTTCGTCGCCGCCAAAGTCCTGGTGCTCGATGCCAGCCGCGCCACGCCGGCCGAACGCTTCGACGACGGCCGCGACTTCATGCCCACCCACAAATGGGTGGTATTCGGCCACCATTTCGCCGCCATCGCCGGCCCCGGCCCGTTGATCGGCCCGACCCTGGCCGCGCAGTTCGGCTATCTGCCGGGCACCTTGTGGATCCTGATCGGCGCGGTGCTGGGCGGCTGCGTGCAGGATTTCGTGACGCTGTTTTTCTCGGTCAGGCGCGACGGCCGCTCGCTAGGGCAGATGGCCAAGGACGAATTGGGCAACATCGGCGGCGGCGCCGCGATGCTGGGGGTGATGACGATTATGGTGATCCTGATCGCGGTACTGGGCCTGGTCGTGGTCAATGCGATGAAACACAGCCCCTGGGCCACCGCCACCGTTGCCGCGACGATACCGATCGCGATGTTGATGGGCATTTATCTGAACCATTTGCGGCCGGGGCGGGTGCTGGAAGCGACGCTGATCGGCGTGTCGTTACTGGTGTTTGCAGTGGTCGGCGGCGGCTGGATCGACGAAAATCCGGCCATCCGCGGCTGGTTCGATTACGACGCGCCGGAACTGGCGTTGATGGTGATCGGTTACGGCTTCGCCGCCGCGGTGTTGCCGGTCTGGCTGCTGCTGGCGCCGCGCGACTACCTGTCCACCTTCATGAAACTGGGCACGATTGCCGCGCTGGCCGTGGCGATTCTGATCTTGCGACCCGAGCTAAAAATGCCGGCCTTGACCCAGTTTATCGACGGCAGCGGCCCGATCTTCGGCGGCAAACTGTTTCCGTTCGTGTTCATCACCATCGCCTGCGGCGCAATTTCCGGCTTTCATGCACTGATTTCGTCGGGCACCACACCCAAATTGCTGGCTAACGAAACCGACGCCCGTTTTATCGGCTACGGCGCAATGATGATGGAATCCTTTGTCGCGATCATGGCGATGATCGCAGCGTCGGTGTTGGAGCCGGGGGTTTATTTCGCCATCAACAGCCCGGCCGGCGTGGTCGGCAAGGAAGCGGCGGAAGCGGTGGCGAAAATCAGCAGTTGGGGCTTTCCGGTGGCCGTCGAGCAAATGCAGCAATTGGCGCAGACCATGGGCGAATCGACCTTGTTCGCCCGCACCGGCGGCGCGCCGTCACTGGCGGTCGGCATGGCGAGTTTGTTCGCCCAGGTGTTCGGCCAACATCTGCTAGCCGCCTGGTACCATTTCGCGATCATGTTCGAAGCCTTGTTCATCCTGACCACGCTGGACGCCGGCACCCGCGTCGCCCGCTTCATGCTGCAGGACATCCTCGGTAACTTCAATATCGGCCGCGGCAGCAGCGGCGGTTACGCCAGCATCTTACTGACCAGCGCCGCCGTAGTCGGCGCCTGGGGTTACTTCCTGTACATGGGGGCGATCGATCCGTTGGGCGGCATCAACAGCCTGTGGCCGCTGTTCGGCATTGCCAACCAAATGCTGGCGGCAATCGCGCTGTGCGTGGCGACGACAATTCTGGTCAAATCCGGCAAGCTCAGGTACGCCTGGGTGACCGCCCTGCCCCTGTCCTGGCTGATTATCGTCACCAGCAGCGCGGCCTGGCAGAAATTGTTCGCCGAGGATTTACGCATCGGTTTTCTGGCCCATGCCGCCGATTTGTCGGCGAAAATCGCCAGCGGTTCGCTGCCGGCCGCACAACTGAAAAGCGCCCCGCAATTGATTTTCAACGATTACCTGAACGCCGGCCTGACCTGCCTGTTCATGCTGATCACCTGGCTGCTGCTGGCCGACATGCTGCGGGTGATCTATCGGGTAACCAGCGGCCAGCCCTACCCGCAATCCAGCGAGTCGCCGCATATACCGAGCCGGTTGGTTGAGAATTGGGTCAGGGATTGA
- a CDS encoding PKD domain-containing protein, whose amino-acid sequence MSLTASLIAANLLTVPLYFPSREAAEQTLAGYNYGLKQLSDGRYQAFVSGLNGSGQQSAIGTQTTDALAQNQIGAGSTDATEMPFPKVTLKEKVNGQAAIQALGDQLPAVAEQYGMSAERLQSILSTDPSAWIDQSGHLLYIDAAHEPTPLPESRIAGVTSAYATTASGTDTFKATAAASADPFTLHSKPGSNRTIYLDFNGYQASNSAWYNGTLNAKAYDTDGNPSGFSSAEQNNIREIWQRVAEDYAPFDVDVTTQEPAAAALQRTSSSDVVYGIRAAITQSMPELCSQACGGVAYINVFSYYSSSSPDYYNPVWVFFDKLGGGNPRYVADAVSHEVGHALNLTHDGTSSSSYYAGQGSGATGWAPIMGVGYYQPVTQWSKGEYPDANNQQDDIAVIAAAGAPQRADDFGGTPATAAPLSGSAGAVLQIGTIESRTDLDVFSFSTDGGNVQFNAASGAVSANLDISLKLMTSSGTVLASANPADSLSASLAATLAPGQYFLQIDGIGYGDLTTGYSDYASIGQYLITGTYPKSGATTIAPTAVISALPTSGTAPLNVSLNGTGSVDQDGSITAYAWNFGDGTPNSNSASVSHVYNTPGTYNATLTVTDNSGLKGSATQVISVAQAPVALSMKAASTKVTRRLVGKNKAQCVATVTINDGVSAVSGATLYGSWSGSVKTGSGSTTVTGVTSATTGTTGTASLSSANLPVNSSGTCAFTVTKVVKSGYSYDGSGQVSASFSW is encoded by the coding sequence ATGTCACTAACCGCTTCCCTAATCGCCGCCAATCTTTTAACTGTGCCGCTTTATTTTCCAAGCCGCGAAGCGGCCGAACAAACGCTAGCCGGCTATAACTATGGCTTGAAGCAGCTCAGCGATGGCCGTTACCAAGCTTTCGTGTCGGGATTGAACGGTTCAGGGCAACAAAGCGCGATTGGGACTCAAACGACTGATGCGCTGGCCCAAAATCAGATTGGGGCAGGTAGTACCGATGCTACTGAAATGCCGTTTCCCAAAGTTACGCTTAAGGAAAAAGTCAACGGCCAGGCTGCGATCCAAGCTTTAGGCGATCAATTACCTGCGGTTGCCGAACAATACGGCATGTCGGCCGAACGTTTGCAATCTATCTTAAGTACCGATCCTAGCGCTTGGATCGACCAAAGCGGCCACTTGTTATACATCGATGCCGCGCATGAGCCGACGCCTCTGCCGGAGAGCCGGATTGCCGGCGTCACCAGCGCGTACGCTACCACTGCCAGCGGAACCGATACTTTCAAGGCCACGGCTGCGGCGAGTGCGGATCCATTTACGCTCCATAGTAAACCCGGATCGAACCGCACCATATATCTGGATTTTAACGGCTACCAGGCCAGTAACAGCGCTTGGTACAACGGTACGTTGAATGCCAAGGCCTATGATACCGATGGTAATCCATCCGGTTTTAGCAGTGCGGAACAGAACAATATTCGCGAAATTTGGCAGCGGGTGGCGGAGGATTACGCGCCTTTCGATGTGGATGTGACGACGCAGGAACCCGCGGCCGCAGCGCTGCAGCGCACCAGTAGTTCGGACGTCGTGTATGGTATTCGTGCCGCGATCACGCAATCGATGCCCGAGCTTTGCAGCCAAGCCTGCGGCGGGGTTGCCTACATCAATGTGTTTTCCTATTATTCGTCGAGCAGTCCCGACTATTACAACCCAGTCTGGGTGTTTTTCGATAAGTTGGGTGGCGGCAATCCGAGATATGTCGCCGATGCCGTTTCGCACGAAGTGGGCCACGCTCTGAATTTGACTCACGACGGTACCTCCAGCAGCAGTTACTATGCGGGCCAGGGCAGTGGGGCCACCGGTTGGGCGCCAATTATGGGGGTCGGCTATTACCAACCGGTAACTCAATGGAGCAAGGGCGAATATCCGGACGCCAATAACCAGCAAGACGATATTGCTGTGATCGCGGCGGCCGGTGCGCCGCAACGCGCCGACGATTTCGGCGGAACGCCAGCCACTGCGGCGCCGCTGTCTGGCAGCGCTGGCGCGGTATTGCAAATTGGCACTATCGAGAGCCGTACCGATCTCGATGTATTCAGTTTCTCTACCGATGGCGGCAATGTGCAATTCAACGCCGCCTCCGGGGCGGTATCAGCCAATCTGGATATTTCGTTAAAGTTGATGACCAGTTCCGGCACCGTCCTGGCTAGCGCAAACCCGGCGGATAGCTTGTCGGCTTCATTGGCGGCGACCCTGGCGCCGGGCCAGTATTTTCTGCAAATTGACGGCATTGGCTACGGCGACTTGACTACCGGATACTCTGACTATGCCAGTATCGGTCAATACCTGATTACCGGTACTTATCCGAAAAGCGGTGCCACAACGATAGCGCCGACTGCCGTGATTTCGGCTTTGCCGACCAGCGGTACTGCGCCGCTGAACGTGAGTTTGAATGGTACCGGCTCGGTCGATCAGGATGGCTCGATCACCGCTTACGCCTGGAATTTCGGTGACGGTACGCCAAACAGCAATTCCGCCAGCGTCAGCCATGTCTACAACACGCCCGGTACTTACAATGCCACCTTGACGGTGACCGACAACAGCGGCTTGAAAGGCAGTGCCACTCAAGTCATCTCGGTAGCTCAAGCACCAGTGGCGCTCAGTATGAAAGCCGCCAGCACCAAAGTGACACGGCGGCTGGTGGGGAAAAACAAGGCGCAATGCGTGGCGACGGTGACGATCAATGACGGTGTTTCTGCCGTTTCCGGCGCAACCCTCTACGGAAGCTGGAGCGGGTCGGTGAAAACCGGCAGCGGCTCGACTACGGTAACCGGTGTTACCTCGGCTACCACCGGTACGACCGGTACCGCCAGTCTCAGTAGTGCGAACTTACCGGTGAATTCGTCCGGAACCTGCGCGTTTACCGTGACCAAGGTCGTCAAGAGCGGTTACAGCTACGACGGCAGCGGCCAAGTGTCCGCTAGTTTTAGCTGGTAG